From one Microbulbifer sp. A4B17 genomic stretch:
- the accB gene encoding acetyl-CoA carboxylase biotin carboxyl carrier protein — MDIRKIKKLIELLEESDIGELEIKEGEESVRISRGVSGATQPVAPIYSAPPAPVAAPAAPVPSAPAAPAEKESKPAISGHAVKSPMVGTYYAAPSPGAEPFVKVGQQVKVGDVVCIVEAMKMMNQIEADKAGTIESILLEDGQPVEFDQPLVTIV; from the coding sequence ATGGATATCCGCAAAATTAAAAAATTGATTGAGCTGCTCGAAGAATCGGATATCGGCGAGCTGGAAATCAAAGAAGGCGAAGAGTCCGTGCGCATCAGCCGCGGAGTCAGTGGCGCAACCCAGCCTGTTGCACCGATTTACAGCGCGCCTCCCGCACCGGTTGCCGCACCCGCTGCTCCGGTTCCCAGCGCTCCTGCTGCCCCAGCTGAAAAAGAGTCCAAACCGGCTATCAGCGGACACGCGGTGAAATCCCCGATGGTAGGCACCTATTACGCTGCCCCCAGCCCCGGCGCCGAGCCCTTTGTGAAAGTGGGGCAGCAGGTCAAGGTCGGTGACGTTGTCTGTATCGTCGAAGCCATGAAAATGATGAACCAGATCGAAGCTGACAAGGCCGGTACCATCGAATCCATCCTGCTGGAAGACGGCCAGCCGGTAGAATTTGACCAGCCCCTCGTGACCATCGTCTGA
- the prmA gene encoding 50S ribosomal protein L11 methyltransferase, protein MPWLQLRVDTDRDHAEKIEDALLFAGAVSVTLQDNADQPILEPGLGEVPLWEQTRVTGLFDAEVDTSVTEAKAASFLCEILPNARWEQLEDKDWEREWMAHYKPIQCGPNLWICPSWCEPPQPDAVNLLLDPGLAFGTGTHPTTFLCLQWLAQQGLEGKSAIDFGCGSGILGISALLLGAGRVLGTDIDPQALIASRDNAQRNGIDPERFPVYLPEQMPSEAVDVMLANILAGPLVELAPQLIQLTQLGGKICLSGILSSQAEQVKNAYSEWIEFDSDGEHEGWVRLTGERVR, encoded by the coding sequence ATGCCCTGGCTACAACTCCGCGTGGACACTGATCGTGATCACGCGGAAAAAATCGAAGACGCACTGCTTTTTGCCGGTGCCGTATCTGTCACCCTGCAAGACAACGCCGACCAACCGATCCTTGAACCTGGGCTCGGGGAGGTGCCTCTTTGGGAACAAACACGGGTTACCGGGTTGTTCGATGCGGAAGTCGACACCTCGGTTACCGAAGCAAAAGCGGCCTCCTTCCTGTGCGAAATACTACCCAATGCCCGCTGGGAACAACTTGAAGACAAGGACTGGGAGCGGGAGTGGATGGCTCACTATAAGCCCATCCAGTGCGGTCCCAATCTGTGGATCTGTCCCAGCTGGTGCGAGCCACCACAACCGGACGCCGTCAACCTGCTGCTCGATCCCGGCCTCGCCTTCGGCACCGGCACGCACCCGACTACCTTCCTATGCCTGCAGTGGCTGGCACAGCAGGGCCTCGAAGGTAAGAGTGCTATCGACTTCGGTTGCGGCTCGGGCATTCTGGGTATTAGCGCACTGCTACTGGGAGCGGGGCGGGTTCTCGGCACCGATATCGATCCCCAAGCATTAATCGCCAGTCGTGACAACGCCCAGCGCAACGGCATAGACCCGGAGCGCTTCCCGGTCTACCTGCCAGAGCAAATGCCGAGCGAAGCCGTCGATGTTATGTTGGCCAATATTCTCGCCGGTCCCCTGGTAGAGCTAGCCCCGCAACTGATACAACTCACTCAATTGGGCGGGAAAATCTGCTTGTCCGGCATCCTCAGCTCCCAGGCAGAGCAGGTGAAAAACGCCTACAGCGAATGGATTGAGTTCGATTCTGATGGCGAACACGAGGGGTGGGTCAGATTGACTGGCGAACGGGTGCGCTAA
- a CDS encoding protein-disulfide reductase DsbD, with protein MAVMTKSFRKNFLVLLTFLLAVASIGASAQNSDNPFASLSSAQENTFLPVDEAYQQDLLFDANGLSALFQIAPEYYLYREKLALYRIDNGEKTQIPLNLPAGEVIWDDYFEKETEVYRGQLEFALDMPGTSGSTQLELHYQGCADAGLCYPPQTRYYSVDFASRDIEPQDSALITGSSTPPAGANGAAGSSNVTLSLALLLAFAGGLILNLMPCVFPVLSIKLLAVSQAAQNASQRHHHGWAYTLGVILSFVAIAAVMLALRAGGEAVGWGFQLQSPWLVAALAYLFFIMGLSLSGMTELGSSLMGIGGNLDRRQGLSGSVASGALATLVASPCTAPLMGSALGFAVTQPPLIALSVFAALGAGMAAPFLLLTYIPALADKLPKPGPWMDRLKQLLAFPMYLTAVWLLWVLGRQAGGDGVALVLAGAVAIAFALWLWPRPQWHWLRGSMALVSLALAVLLLPQLKTVNQAEQLTSSNYWEPYSAERLETARSEGRAVLANMTAAWCITCLMNEKAVLSSTEISDALERLNVVALKGDWTNQDPKISELLAKYGRTSVPLYLLYPADGGEAKILPQILSQDDLLQELENAVDSPLSTGVTR; from the coding sequence ATGGCTGTGATGACCAAAAGTTTCCGAAAAAATTTCCTCGTTCTGCTGACATTCCTGCTGGCGGTGGCCAGTATTGGAGCCTCAGCACAGAACTCTGATAACCCTTTTGCCTCGCTGAGCAGTGCCCAGGAAAACACTTTCCTGCCAGTCGATGAAGCTTACCAACAGGATTTGCTCTTCGATGCCAATGGCCTCAGCGCACTCTTTCAGATTGCCCCTGAGTACTATCTATATCGGGAAAAGCTGGCGCTTTACAGGATCGACAATGGCGAGAAAACCCAAATTCCCTTAAACCTGCCAGCTGGTGAGGTCATTTGGGATGACTATTTCGAGAAGGAGACCGAAGTCTACCGGGGCCAGCTGGAATTTGCCCTGGATATGCCGGGCACCAGTGGCTCCACCCAACTGGAACTCCACTATCAAGGCTGTGCGGATGCCGGGCTTTGCTACCCCCCCCAGACCCGCTATTACAGCGTGGACTTTGCCAGTCGGGACATTGAACCTCAGGACAGTGCCTTAATCACAGGATCATCCACTCCGCCGGCGGGTGCTAACGGTGCTGCTGGCAGTAGCAATGTCACCTTATCGCTGGCGCTTTTACTCGCATTTGCCGGTGGCCTGATCCTGAACCTGATGCCCTGTGTCTTCCCGGTACTGTCGATTAAATTACTGGCGGTGAGCCAGGCCGCACAAAATGCGAGCCAAAGGCACCACCACGGCTGGGCCTATACCTTGGGTGTGATTTTAAGCTTTGTGGCAATCGCTGCCGTGATGCTCGCTCTTCGTGCAGGCGGCGAAGCGGTCGGCTGGGGCTTCCAGCTTCAGTCCCCCTGGCTCGTTGCAGCACTTGCCTATCTTTTCTTTATCATGGGATTGAGCCTGTCCGGAATGACCGAACTTGGCAGCAGCCTGATGGGTATTGGAGGCAACCTGGACAGACGCCAAGGATTATCGGGCTCTGTAGCATCCGGCGCACTGGCAACCCTGGTAGCCAGTCCCTGTACCGCGCCATTGATGGGCTCCGCATTGGGATTTGCTGTTACACAGCCCCCGCTAATAGCACTGAGTGTTTTTGCCGCCCTTGGCGCCGGTATGGCAGCCCCCTTCCTGTTATTGACCTACATTCCCGCTCTGGCGGATAAACTGCCCAAACCCGGCCCCTGGATGGATCGCCTGAAACAACTTCTGGCATTCCCCATGTATCTCACAGCGGTATGGCTGCTGTGGGTTCTGGGCCGGCAGGCCGGAGGTGATGGGGTTGCCCTGGTATTGGCCGGAGCAGTGGCCATTGCATTTGCCCTGTGGCTTTGGCCCCGCCCCCAATGGCACTGGCTGCGGGGTTCTATGGCCCTGGTATCCCTGGCCCTGGCGGTTTTGCTGCTTCCGCAGCTCAAAACCGTCAACCAGGCCGAGCAGCTGACCAGTAGCAACTACTGGGAGCCCTATTCGGCGGAGAGACTGGAAACTGCACGCAGTGAAGGGCGTGCAGTTCTGGCCAATATGACTGCGGCCTGGTGCATAACCTGCCTGATGAATGAGAAAGCTGTACTTTCAAGTACCGAGATCAGTGATGCGCTGGAGCGGCTCAATGTGGTCGCACTAAAAGGCGACTGGACAAACCAGGACCCGAAGATCAGCGAATTATTGGCCAAATACGGTCGTACCAGTGTTCCTCTATACCTTCTCTATCCCGCCGATGGAGGGGAGGCAAAAATATTGCCGCAAATACTGTCCCAGGATGATTTACTGCAGGAATTGGAGAACGCTGTGGACTCCCCCTTGAGCACTGGGGTCACGCGGTAA
- the accC gene encoding acetyl-CoA carboxylase biotin carboxylase subunit has translation MFDKILIANRGEIALRILRACKEMGIATVAVHSLVDRNLKHVRLADESVCIGPNPSPQSYLNVPALIAAMEITDAVAVHPGYGFLAENADFAEQVQKSGFTFIGPDPDVIRLMGDKVSAIAAMKKAGVPTVPGSDGPLPDNSERCMEIGRSIGYPVIIKAAAGGGGRGMRVVEKEEELVNAIAVTKSEAQAAFGDGTVYMEKFLQNPRHVEIQVMADGQGNAIHLGDRDCSLQRRHQKVLEEAPAPGIPDEVRRQVHESCVQACIDIGYRGAGTFEFLYENERFYFIEMNTRIQVEHPVTEMVTGVDLIKEQIRVCAGEKLSLKQEDIVIKGHSFECRINAEDPQTFFPSPGKVNNFHMPGGLGVRVDSHLYSGYSVPPNYDSMIAKLITHAEDRETALARMRVALSELVVDGIKTNIPLQEELVRDENFAKGGVNIHYLEKKLGL, from the coding sequence ATGTTCGACAAAATCCTTATCGCCAATCGTGGCGAAATTGCCTTGCGGATTTTGCGCGCCTGTAAAGAGATGGGCATCGCTACTGTGGCGGTGCACTCCCTGGTAGACCGCAATCTCAAGCACGTACGCCTGGCCGACGAATCTGTATGTATCGGCCCCAATCCATCCCCACAGAGCTATCTGAACGTGCCGGCCCTGATCGCCGCTATGGAGATCACCGACGCAGTAGCTGTGCACCCGGGCTATGGCTTTCTCGCAGAAAACGCCGACTTCGCCGAACAGGTGCAGAAGAGCGGCTTTACCTTTATCGGCCCAGACCCGGATGTTATCCGCTTGATGGGTGACAAGGTGTCTGCCATTGCTGCCATGAAAAAGGCCGGCGTTCCCACCGTACCCGGCTCCGACGGCCCGCTGCCCGATAACAGCGAGCGCTGCATGGAGATCGGCCGCAGCATCGGTTATCCGGTCATTATTAAAGCTGCCGCCGGTGGCGGTGGACGCGGCATGCGCGTGGTGGAAAAGGAAGAGGAGCTGGTAAACGCGATTGCCGTGACCAAGTCTGAAGCCCAAGCGGCCTTCGGCGACGGCACTGTTTACATGGAAAAATTCCTGCAGAATCCCCGCCATGTGGAGATCCAGGTAATGGCCGATGGCCAGGGCAACGCCATCCATCTGGGCGATCGTGACTGCTCCCTGCAGCGCCGCCATCAAAAAGTTTTGGAAGAAGCCCCAGCTCCAGGCATTCCCGACGAGGTGCGCAGGCAGGTACATGAGTCCTGTGTACAAGCCTGTATCGATATCGGCTATCGCGGCGCGGGTACTTTTGAATTCCTGTATGAAAATGAGCGCTTCTACTTTATCGAAATGAACACCCGTATCCAGGTGGAGCACCCCGTTACCGAAATGGTAACCGGCGTTGACTTGATCAAAGAGCAGATTCGGGTTTGTGCCGGTGAGAAGCTATCCCTGAAACAGGAAGATATCGTTATCAAAGGCCACTCCTTTGAATGCCGTATCAATGCCGAAGATCCACAGACCTTCTTCCCCAGCCCCGGCAAGGTGAACAACTTCCATATGCCCGGCGGCCTGGGTGTACGAGTGGATTCCCACCTCTACTCTGGGTACTCGGTGCCACCCAATTACGATTCCATGATCGCCAAGCTGATCACCCATGCGGAAGATCGTGAAACCGCATTAGCACGTATGCGGGTGGCCCTGTCGGAACTGGTGGTAGACGGTATCAAAACCAATATTCCCCTGCAGGAAGAGTTGGTACGAGATGAAAACTTCGCCAAGGGTGGGGTCAATATCCACTACCTGGAGAAGAAGTTAGGTCTTTAA
- the fis gene encoding DNA-binding transcriptional regulator Fis gives MNNEVLIPDTGNEEVSSRGQTQLAQPQQQSLRDAVEHAMENYFRHLDGQMVTDVYDMVLSEIEAPMLEVVMKYTRHNQTRAAQLLGLNRGTLRKKLKRYGLL, from the coding sequence ATGAATAACGAAGTATTGATTCCGGATACTGGCAATGAAGAAGTATCCTCCAGGGGACAGACTCAACTGGCACAGCCACAGCAGCAGTCCCTGCGCGATGCCGTCGAGCACGCAATGGAGAACTACTTCCGCCACCTGGATGGCCAGATGGTAACCGATGTCTACGACATGGTGCTGTCGGAGATCGAAGCGCCCATGCTCGAAGTGGTGATGAAATACACCCGCCACAACCAGACCCGCGCCGCGCAATTACTGGGTCTCAACCGTGGCACCCTGCGCAAGAAGCTGAAGCGCTACGGCCTGCTGTAA
- a CDS encoding DUF3426 domain-containing protein, translating into MSQLVTRCPHCSTSFHINDQQLRAARGAVRCGSCLQVFRADENIVFSESDSESRNDLEALLEDDDFLIHDDIELDEDEPATSPPPPAVNQTTGRKSAPESESTSEPKEYSAAAQELIGDAFGDHEWQELEASHTEEELEQEEDLDQILKPDLEEIPDSDSNSLQGYSTQPEVSEFEASGPSVENRSWDSGESTPSTEPVNSPRPTDETRREPYFGGESTNTEEPQREQLISAIQPAPLEMSWGVPKKKRTASPWLWRALIPLSILGIAVQVAYFQFDSLSRKQPWRDVYAVTCPLFGCTLPQLKDTRAIQASNLMVRTHPQLEGALVVDAVLLNTAPYAQPFPNLLLNFSDLKDKAVASRRFTPDEYLQGELAGRKLMPQDSPIHIAIEVVDPGAEAVNYELNITH; encoded by the coding sequence ATGTCTCAACTGGTAACCCGCTGTCCCCATTGCAGCACATCATTTCATATTAATGACCAGCAACTGCGCGCTGCCCGTGGCGCCGTTCGCTGTGGGTCTTGCCTGCAGGTGTTTCGCGCAGATGAAAATATCGTTTTCTCTGAAAGTGATAGCGAAAGCCGCAATGATTTAGAAGCATTGCTGGAAGATGATGACTTCCTGATTCACGACGATATCGAGCTCGACGAGGACGAACCCGCCACTTCGCCACCTCCACCTGCAGTAAATCAAACTACCGGTCGAAAGAGTGCACCTGAAAGCGAATCTACATCGGAACCGAAGGAATACAGTGCAGCAGCGCAGGAATTAATTGGTGATGCCTTTGGGGATCACGAGTGGCAGGAGCTGGAAGCATCCCACACCGAGGAGGAGCTGGAACAGGAAGAGGATCTGGATCAGATCCTCAAACCGGACTTGGAGGAGATTCCGGATTCTGATTCGAACTCTTTGCAAGGGTACAGCACCCAACCTGAAGTATCGGAATTTGAAGCTTCAGGTCCCTCCGTTGAGAACCGATCCTGGGACAGTGGCGAATCAACACCATCTACCGAGCCGGTAAATTCACCTCGCCCCACTGATGAAACCCGCCGGGAGCCTTACTTCGGCGGCGAATCTACCAATACTGAAGAACCTCAGCGGGAGCAGTTGATCTCAGCCATCCAACCTGCGCCACTGGAGATGTCTTGGGGGGTCCCGAAAAAGAAACGCACCGCCTCTCCCTGGCTGTGGCGCGCATTGATTCCCCTATCGATCCTCGGCATCGCTGTTCAGGTCGCTTATTTCCAATTCGATAGCCTAAGTCGCAAGCAGCCCTGGCGCGACGTCTATGCCGTTACCTGCCCGTTATTCGGCTGTACCTTGCCCCAGCTGAAAGATACCCGGGCGATCCAGGCCTCAAATTTGATGGTGCGAACCCACCCGCAGCTGGAGGGTGCCCTGGTAGTGGATGCAGTGCTGCTAAATACCGCCCCCTACGCGCAACCCTTCCCCAACCTGTTGCTGAACTTCAGCGACCTGAAGGACAAGGCTGTGGCCAGTCGCCGGTTTACCCCGGACGAGTACCTGCAGGGGGAGTTGGCCGGACGCAAACTAATGCCCCAGGACAGCCCCATTCATATCGCAATTGAGGTGGTTGACCCCGGTGCAGAAGCGGTAAACTACGAGCTGAACATCACTCACTGA
- a CDS encoding copper chaperone PCu(A)C, whose translation MKKVLAFAFLIAVLVLSKEAYSIGIMAEGYARETPPGPSMSAAFVSLRNTGDSSQVLTGVELPGAEDASADLHTTVSENGINRMRPLDQVTIAAGASVEMAPGGLHLMIKGLRLQAGEQLSLRLLFADGSSVDILVPIVRIRDEGEHHHHHG comes from the coding sequence ATGAAAAAAGTATTGGCATTTGCCTTTTTAATCGCAGTACTCGTTCTGTCGAAAGAGGCCTATTCCATTGGGATTATGGCGGAGGGATATGCCCGGGAAACACCGCCGGGGCCCTCAATGAGCGCCGCGTTTGTATCACTGCGCAATACAGGGGATTCGAGTCAGGTACTCACCGGTGTGGAGTTGCCCGGTGCTGAAGATGCTTCGGCAGACCTGCATACCACCGTTTCTGAGAATGGAATAAATCGAATGCGCCCGCTGGATCAGGTGACAATTGCCGCCGGGGCTAGTGTAGAAATGGCGCCGGGTGGACTGCATTTAATGATTAAAGGTCTGCGTCTGCAGGCGGGAGAGCAGTTGTCGTTGAGGCTGCTGTTTGCCGATGGCAGCAGTGTAGATATTCTGGTGCCAATTGTTCGAATAAGAGATGAGGGTGAACATCACCATCATCACGGCTGA
- a CDS encoding N-acetylglucosaminyltransferase — translation MPSFERLHSLGVLLILTFCLGACSSNKPAPKTVVPPPAPKKTPSQDQIRRNNVSFFLNRAEQALRKGHLTQPAGASAYDYYLRVLQLQPDNSKAETGIQTIVVTYVERARDALRRRDFGEVNTLLKRAEMLAPANPLVAEVRTQLVRERGRAQLDLPQGEVIGLPADELTARSAGLVEQLQRVAERIRSEQLRVIIVARSDPEGRWVYQQLREAVPGYRVRGDIKVGNPARLILIKSSGGAL, via the coding sequence TTGCCGTCATTTGAACGCCTTCACAGCCTTGGGGTTTTACTGATACTGACATTTTGCCTGGGGGCCTGCTCATCCAATAAGCCGGCGCCCAAAACGGTTGTCCCTCCACCCGCCCCTAAAAAGACACCATCCCAGGACCAGATTCGACGCAACAATGTTTCGTTTTTCTTGAATCGCGCGGAACAGGCGCTGCGCAAAGGGCATCTAACCCAGCCTGCCGGCGCCAGCGCTTACGACTACTACCTGCGCGTATTGCAACTGCAACCGGATAACAGTAAGGCTGAAACCGGCATTCAAACGATCGTGGTCACTTATGTTGAACGGGCCCGGGACGCCCTGAGGCGAAGGGATTTTGGGGAGGTGAATACCTTGTTGAAGCGGGCAGAGATGTTGGCTCCGGCCAATCCGCTGGTCGCAGAAGTGCGTACACAGTTGGTTCGCGAGCGGGGCCGGGCCCAGCTCGATTTGCCACAAGGAGAGGTTATCGGTCTGCCAGCAGATGAGCTGACGGCAAGGTCTGCCGGATTGGTGGAGCAGTTACAGCGTGTAGCCGAGCGAATTCGCAGTGAGCAACTGCGCGTCATCATTGTAGCGCGCAGCGATCCAGAGGGCCGCTGGGTTTACCAGCAGTTGCGCGAGGCCGTGCCCGGGTATCGGGTGCGAGGAGATATCAAAGTCGGCAATCCGGCGCGATTGATTCTGATAAAGTCCAGCGGAGGGGCATTATGA
- the purH gene encoding bifunctional phosphoribosylaminoimidazolecarboxamide formyltransferase/IMP cyclohydrolase → MTDKVSIRRALISVSDKSGIVEFAQQLSAMGVEILSTGGTHRQLKEAGIPVVEVSDYTGFPEMMDGRVKTLHPKVHGGILGRRGTDDAIMSEHGITPIDMVVVNLYPFAQTVAKPDCSLEDAIENIDIGGPTMVRAAAKNHKDVTIVVNASDYGNIIGEMKANDGALSHASRFDLAVKAFEHTAGYDGAIANYLGAIKGEEKQLFPRTYNSQFIKKLDLRYGENPHQKSAFYTEANPAEASISTATQLQGKELSYNNIADTDAALECVKSFEQPACVIVKHANPCGVAIAEDIHKAYDLAFATDSESAFGGIIAFNRELDGATARAIVERQFVEVIIAPSVSEEAKQAVAEKKNLRLLVCGQWSSERTPALDYKRVNGGLLVQDRDDGLITASDLKVVSKRQPTEEEIRDLLFTWKVAKFVKSNAIVYGKDGRTVGVGAGQMSRVNSARIAAIKAEHAGLAVAGSVMASDAFFPFRDGIDNAAAVGIQAVIQPGGSMRDEEVIAAADEHNMAMVFTGMRHFRH, encoded by the coding sequence ATGACAGACAAGGTTTCCATCCGCCGCGCTCTAATTAGTGTCTCTGACAAGAGTGGCATTGTAGAGTTCGCTCAACAGCTCTCCGCAATGGGGGTTGAGATTCTTTCCACCGGCGGAACCCACCGCCAGCTCAAGGAAGCGGGTATTCCCGTGGTAGAAGTTTCCGACTACACCGGCTTCCCCGAAATGATGGACGGCCGTGTCAAAACTCTGCACCCGAAAGTACACGGCGGTATTCTGGGACGCCGTGGTACCGATGATGCCATCATGAGCGAGCACGGTATCACCCCGATCGATATGGTGGTGGTTAACCTCTACCCCTTCGCTCAAACCGTTGCCAAGCCCGACTGTTCTCTCGAAGATGCTATCGAGAATATCGATATCGGCGGCCCCACCATGGTTCGCGCTGCCGCCAAGAACCACAAAGATGTCACTATCGTGGTCAATGCCAGCGATTACGGCAACATCATCGGGGAAATGAAAGCTAACGATGGCGCCTTGAGCCACGCCAGCCGCTTTGACCTGGCGGTAAAAGCCTTCGAGCACACGGCGGGCTATGACGGCGCTATCGCCAATTACCTGGGTGCCATTAAAGGCGAAGAAAAGCAGCTGTTCCCGCGCACCTACAACAGCCAATTTATCAAGAAACTGGACCTGCGCTACGGTGAGAACCCGCACCAGAAATCCGCTTTCTATACCGAAGCCAACCCGGCTGAGGCCAGTATTTCCACTGCCACCCAACTGCAGGGCAAAGAGCTGTCCTACAACAATATCGCCGATACCGATGCCGCACTGGAGTGCGTCAAGTCCTTCGAGCAACCCGCTTGCGTGATCGTTAAACACGCCAACCCCTGTGGTGTGGCAATTGCTGAAGATATTCACAAGGCCTACGACCTGGCTTTCGCTACCGACAGCGAATCCGCCTTTGGCGGTATCATCGCTTTCAACCGGGAACTCGATGGCGCCACTGCCCGCGCTATCGTCGAGCGACAGTTTGTTGAAGTCATCATCGCACCGTCAGTCTCCGAAGAGGCCAAGCAGGCCGTCGCCGAGAAGAAGAACCTGCGCCTGCTGGTATGCGGCCAGTGGAGCAGCGAGCGCACCCCGGCACTGGACTACAAGCGCGTTAATGGCGGCCTGCTGGTTCAGGACCGCGACGACGGCCTGATCACTGCTTCCGACCTGAAAGTAGTCTCCAAGCGCCAACCCACTGAAGAAGAAATCCGCGATCTGCTGTTTACCTGGAAAGTGGCCAAGTTCGTAAAATCCAATGCCATCGTATACGGCAAAGACGGTCGCACTGTAGGCGTAGGCGCAGGCCAGATGAGCCGCGTAAACTCCGCACGCATCGCCGCGATCAAGGCCGAGCACGCCGGCCTCGCCGTTGCAGGGTCTGTTATGGCTTCCGATGCCTTCTTCCCCTTCCGCGACGGCATCGATAATGCTGCCGCTGTGGGAATCCAGGCAGTCATCCAGCCCGGCGGTTCCATGCGCGATGAAGAAGTGATCGCCGCAGCGGACGAGCACAATATGGCCATGGTATTTACCGGTATGCGCCACTTCCGCCACTAA
- the dusB gene encoding tRNA dihydrouridine synthase DusB — protein MSTAIGPYIIDNPVILAPMAGVTDRPFRQLCRELGAGLVVSEMVTSDTRLWNSRKSRLRLDHGGEAAPISVQIAGGDPEMMAEAARENARRGAQIIDINMGCPAKKVCKKAAGSALLRDEKLVADILQAVVQSVSVPVTLKIRTGWCPDSRNGVTVAKMAEDSGIAALAVHGRTRACGYHGQAEFDTIAEIVSRVKIPVFANGDICSAERAREVLDYTGASAVMIGRAAQGRPWIFREIAHYLATGERLAEPTLDEVRNILLAHLGELHRFYGEVMGVRIARKHVGWYLKTLADSESFRKTFFQIESAEVQHASVHEWFERRITRGAQAA, from the coding sequence GTGTCTACTGCCATTGGCCCCTATATTATCGACAACCCGGTAATTCTGGCGCCCATGGCCGGTGTCACCGACCGCCCCTTCCGCCAGCTGTGCCGAGAACTCGGCGCCGGATTGGTGGTTTCGGAGATGGTGACCTCGGACACTCGCCTGTGGAACAGCCGCAAGTCCCGCTTGCGCCTGGATCACGGTGGCGAAGCGGCGCCCATATCGGTGCAGATCGCCGGCGGTGATCCTGAGATGATGGCGGAAGCCGCTCGGGAGAATGCTCGTCGCGGCGCGCAAATCATCGATATTAATATGGGCTGCCCGGCAAAAAAGGTGTGTAAGAAAGCAGCAGGCTCCGCCCTGCTGCGGGATGAAAAGCTGGTAGCGGATATTCTTCAAGCCGTGGTCCAGTCTGTTTCCGTCCCGGTGACGCTGAAAATCCGCACCGGCTGGTGCCCGGATTCCCGCAATGGCGTCACTGTAGCCAAAATGGCCGAGGATTCCGGGATCGCTGCACTGGCGGTTCACGGTCGCACTCGCGCCTGTGGCTACCACGGACAGGCTGAATTCGATACCATTGCCGAAATTGTATCCAGGGTAAAAATCCCGGTTTTTGCCAATGGCGACATCTGCAGTGCTGAGAGAGCCCGAGAGGTGCTCGATTACACTGGCGCATCGGCGGTCATGATTGGCCGTGCAGCACAGGGAAGACCATGGATTTTTCGGGAAATAGCCCACTATCTCGCCACTGGTGAGCGGCTAGCCGAACCGACATTGGATGAAGTCAGGAATATTTTGCTCGCCCATTTGGGCGAACTACACCGATTCTACGGTGAGGTGATGGGGGTCCGTATCGCTCGCAAACATGTGGGCTGGTACTTGAAGACGCTCGCGGATAGCGAGTCCTTCCGTAAGACCTTTTTCCAAATAGAGAGTGCAGAAGTACAACATGCCAGCGTTCACGAGTGGTTTGAACGCCGAATAACGAGAGGGGCACAAGCGGCATGA
- the aroQ gene encoding type II 3-dehydroquinate dehydratase produces the protein MAKLLLLHGPNLNLLGSREPHIYGSTTLADINEAAERQCGAAGHELEVLQSNSESALLERIHLAATSGVEFIVINPAAFTHTSVALRDALAAVAIPFIELHLSNPHAREAFRHHSYLSDLACGVICGFGANSYTLALQAAIHQLDAAPAQQ, from the coding sequence ATGGCTAAACTTCTTCTCCTCCACGGCCCCAACCTAAATCTCTTAGGCAGTCGTGAACCGCATATTTACGGGAGTACCACCCTGGCGGATATCAATGAAGCCGCCGAGCGCCAGTGCGGTGCCGCCGGACACGAACTGGAAGTCCTTCAGAGCAATAGCGAATCAGCCCTGCTGGAGCGAATTCATCTGGCGGCAACCAGCGGAGTCGAATTTATCGTTATCAATCCCGCTGCGTTCACCCATACCAGTGTCGCCTTGCGCGATGCCCTGGCAGCCGTTGCCATCCCCTTTATTGAGCTTCACCTGTCCAATCCCCACGCCAGGGAAGCCTTCCGACACCATTCCTATCTTTCAGACCTGGCCTGCGGCGTAATCTGTGGCTTTGGCGCCAACAGCTACACCCTGGCTCTACAGGCAGCCATCCACCAACTGGATGCAGCACCTGCACAACAATGA